ATCCAGTGCCTCTCGTCACTTGGGGAAGTTTCACTCCTTTCAGGAACTCCATCCCCTTCTTTCCGAATAGGTCACTGAATTCCGATGTCTGAACCCCCTCTATCGCCAGCAATGCGTGTATTCTGTTCTTTATTGAAGTCCGTAAACGAACAAGACTTGCATGATGCCGAATCATGACTCTCTGGTCCCTTATCTCTTTACCCGGAACATAGCTCTCCGGCAAGTAAGCCATTCTCAACAATTGCGCTAACACCCTAGCATCCACCTTGTCTGTCTTCACATGCTTCTTTGCAAACGGCTTGACATAAACTGGATGTGCCAAATGCACTTCTATCCCACTTTCGTCCAGGCGCTCATACGCAAAGATACCCGAAGTCGACGCCTCGATCGCCACTTTTGCGTCTTCAGGCAACTTGCTCGCAAACTCGTCCAAGCCTTCGCATGTCGTTGGAAATCTACCTCTCTGCATCTCTGTTCCCCTGCCGTCTACCATCGAATAGTAGCTCAACTTTTTATGCACATCCAATCCTATATACATATGCACCTCCTTCTTCCCTATTTATAAGGAGGTGTTTTTCATGTAGTCATATTTACTTCACTTATTATTTCCTTCACCTTTCTCCCCCTCTTTCTTATTGGCAAATACTCCCCGTGTGTGAGCCAGTAAGACCATACCCTCTTGACCGTTGAAACGCTGACCCTCATCTCAAACGCTATCTCTCTGTTGCTCTTTCCTCTTCTCTTGTGTCGCACGATGTACTTTACCTTCTTCTCTGTTAGTCTGCCGTAACCCATTAGTTGTTTGAAGGTATTTAAAGTCAAATTTTTTGGGACTATACAATAAGAAGAAAACAGAGCTGTTCAGGCTCGCAATTTCTTTATTCGCCCCTGCGGGAAAGAATCCGTATTACCAGAATAGGGGCAGCAGTAGCATAGCCATAAAAAATATGGCTGAGTTGAGAGATAATCTCGATATGTTCACTAAGGACGAGTTTCTCTGGCTTGCGTCGTGGATAGAATATCTCGGCGACAAAGAAAACCGCGGAGGGAATTAGAGAGACACCAGACAAGTTCGCGGAGGTCATCGTCGAGCGACATGAATAACTGCAGGAATTCTTCAATACCGGAAATAGAGCGATAGATAAAAGAAAATGAGAATCGCATTGCTCAGTTTGGTATCTTTACATTCGATTGCGGTCGGTGGTGTTGCACCACATGTTACAGAGCTCGCTGCTGCTCTCCAAAGAGCCGGGAATAAAGTTCACGTGTTCACAAGGATGGGGTATGAGCAGCAGCATTACGAGGTGCTAGATAGAATACATTATCATCGCTGCCCTTTCGA
The sequence above is drawn from the Methanophagales archaeon genome and encodes:
- a CDS encoding transposase, which encodes MYIGLDVHKKLSYYSMVDGRGTEMQRGRFPTTCEGLDEFASKLPEDAKVAIEASTSGIFAYERLDESGIEVHLAHPVYVKPFAKKHVKTDKVDARVLAQLLRMAYLPESYVPGKEIRDQRVMIRHHASLVRLRTSIKNRIHALLAIEGVQTSEFSDLFGKKGMEFLKGVKLPQVTRGTG
- a CDS encoding response regulator transcription factor — protein: MRHKRRGKSNREIAFEMRVSVSTVKRVWSYWLTHGEYLPIRKRGRKVKEIISEVNMTT
- a CDS encoding glycosyltransferase, encoding MRIALLSLVSLHSIAVGGVAPHVTELAAALQRAGNKVHVFTRMGYEQQHYEVLDRIHYHRCPFDLNPNLVEEMNNMCYSFAYHFFQTENVSGSFDIVHGHDWMTANALAEIKNARAKKRNIFIKKR